From a region of the Candidatus Brocadia sp. genome:
- the folP gene encoding dihydropteroate synthase, translating to MRDVAIMDTPLPKSGQTIQDRPDNLKRGCFDVPYPQGILNLGTKTYVMGILNVTPDSFYDGKRYATHESAVEHALDMVNCGADIIDVGGESTRPGASPVTETEEITRVIPLIKLLSKRIRAPISIDTYKAAVAERAIDAGASIINDIGGLRMDKEMARVAAVSQVPVIIMHKKGSTRTMQKYPLRKNACAEIRSFLKKSISLAVSAGVKRERIIVDPGIGFGKTVQQNLEILRRLREFASLGFPVMVGTSRKKFIGAVLDLPVHERLYGTLATLAVAVMNGAHMVRVHDVREAAQVVTLCDAIGNR from the coding sequence ATGAGGGATGTTGCGATTATGGACACTCCTCTTCCCAAATCAGGGCAAACAATCCAGGACAGGCCGGACAATCTGAAAAGGGGATGTTTTGATGTGCCCTATCCGCAGGGCATATTGAACCTCGGGACAAAGACGTATGTCATGGGAATCCTGAACGTAACCCCGGATTCTTTTTACGACGGCAAGCGATATGCTACCCACGAAAGCGCCGTTGAACATGCGCTCGACATGGTGAATTGCGGCGCAGATATCATCGACGTCGGCGGCGAATCCACGAGACCAGGCGCATCTCCTGTGACGGAAACAGAAGAAATAACCAGGGTAATTCCCCTTATTAAACTCTTATCAAAGCGGATACGAGCGCCAATTTCCATCGATACCTATAAGGCCGCGGTTGCAGAAAGGGCGATTGATGCCGGGGCGTCAATTATTAATGATATCGGCGGTTTACGGATGGACAAAGAGATGGCGCGGGTCGCCGCCGTGTCGCAGGTACCCGTTATCATTATGCATAAAAAGGGCAGCACAAGGACCATGCAGAAATATCCCCTGCGGAAGAACGCATGTGCGGAAATAAGGTCGTTCTTAAAAAAATCGATCTCCCTGGCAGTGAGCGCGGGCGTAAAAAGAGAAAGGATTATCGTTGATCCCGGCATTGGTTTTGGAAAGACGGTGCAGCAGAATCTGGAAATCCTGAGAAGGTTGAGGGAGTTTGCAAGCCTGGGCTTCCCTGTAATGGTGGGTACGTCCCGGAAAAAGTTTATCGGCGCCGTCCTGGATCTCCCCGTCCATGAACGTTTGTATGGAACACTCGCAACGCTTGCTGTTGCCGTTATGAACGGCGCCCATATGGTGCGGGTTCACGACGTGCGTGAAGCGGCCCAGGTGGTAACTTTGTGTGATGCAATCGGGAACCGGTAA
- the recO gene encoding DNA repair protein RecO: MPVVGTAAIALGRSDYSDSSQIVTFYTRDYGKIRVLAKGFKRSSGKHSSRAIDLLSHYQIIFIKKELTSLHTLTEAVLQNNYPTLRSELDKYYRALYVAELMNEFTVENDPSEQLFDILTDTLAGISTDRDATVRSLVFEIKLLKILGYLPEWGCCVQCKNRIQQASGVRFCAKEGGGVCSKCQTKFTHGIPVTPGSMVIAGRLAEMNVRGLDRVRLRLSICVEIEKMLRYYIASLLNKELNSWKYIRI; the protein is encoded by the coding sequence ATGCCTGTCGTCGGAACAGCGGCAATTGCATTAGGGCGGTCTGATTACAGTGATTCCAGTCAGATCGTTACTTTTTATACCCGCGACTATGGAAAAATACGCGTCCTTGCAAAAGGGTTCAAGCGTTCATCGGGAAAACATAGTTCCAGGGCGATAGATCTTTTGTCGCACTATCAGATTATTTTTATCAAAAAAGAACTAACCTCTCTTCATACGCTTACCGAGGCAGTATTACAAAATAATTACCCAACGCTTCGCAGCGAGTTGGACAAGTACTACAGAGCTTTGTATGTGGCGGAACTGATGAATGAATTTACGGTGGAAAATGATCCCAGCGAACAGCTTTTTGACATCCTGACGGATACGTTGGCTGGAATATCAACGGATCGGGATGCTACGGTTCGCTCCCTGGTCTTTGAAATAAAGCTTTTGAAGATTTTGGGGTATTTGCCTGAATGGGGATGCTGTGTCCAGTGTAAGAACCGTATTCAGCAGGCATCAGGGGTGCGTTTCTGCGCAAAAGAGGGCGGGGGGGTATGCAGCAAATGTCAAACGAAATTCACCCATGGAATCCCAGTGACTCCTGGTTCGATGGTTATTGCCGGAAGATTGGCGGAAATGAACGTTCGCGGGTTAGACCGTGTCAGATTACGGTTGTCTATTTGTGTTGAAATAGAAAAAATGCTGCGCTATTATATTGCGTCTCTCTTAAACAAGGAGCTCAATTCATGGAAATATATCAGGATTTGA
- the lptE gene encoding LPS assembly lipoprotein LptE, protein MVHHRYHARLSRNKRVVTKETRGVADRLSSLSSLRCGKTGGRKDLFPGKMFFQRNRSTSIVCLTVVMFFIAAVVGCGYSSRSLLRSNVRSIYVPIFDNNTFRRGYEFDLTKAVRDQILLRTRLRVVDKDEADSILFGKITSFNEGVTIENRNDNIIESRTSVGIEIQWVDKRTGRAIVPRKNISKAAEFIVPRNETLTSSGTEAFVNVARGIVDAMEEDW, encoded by the coding sequence ATGGTACACCATCGATATCATGCGCGGCTTAGCCGCAACAAAAGGGTTGTCACAAAAGAAACAAGGGGAGTTGCGGATCGTCTCTCTTCCCTTTCTTCATTGCGATGTGGGAAAACAGGGGGGCGAAAAGACCTCTTCCCGGGAAAGATGTTTTTTCAGCGCAACAGATCCACATCCATTGTCTGTCTGACGGTGGTGATGTTTTTTATCGCTGCGGTTGTGGGTTGTGGTTACTCTTCACGATCGTTGCTTCGTTCCAACGTACGGAGTATCTACGTCCCGATTTTCGATAATAACACCTTTCGCCGGGGATATGAGTTTGACCTTACCAAGGCTGTTCGTGATCAAATCCTGCTCAGAACGCGACTGCGGGTAGTGGATAAAGATGAGGCCGATTCGATTTTGTTCGGGAAGATTACCAGTTTTAATGAAGGTGTTACCATTGAAAATAGGAATGACAACATCATCGAGAGCCGGACATCTGTAGGAATCGAAATACAGTGGGTGGATAAGAGGACAGGAAGGGCCATTGTTCCGCGAAAAAACATTAGCAAGGCAGCGGAGTTTATTGTTCCAAGGAATGAAACGCTTACCTCTTCCGGCACGGAGGCCTTTGTAAATGTTGCCCGCGGCATTGTGGATGCAATGGAAGAGGACTGGTAA
- the bamD gene encoding outer membrane protein assembly factor BamD, with protein sequence MKFQSIILLVGSLLSLAITPAYGKWIWNKETGWMESPTTEISTLEQRYRYALSLLVEQKYTVAIKEFELIIRDAGDSEYAEVSQINIGRAYYLNNDFKRALKAYEKVLEKYPGTKRTVEILKREYQVGVTQMETDEQAAISVFERIIEKHPLGPIAPDAQVKIADCYFKLELYEEALDAYEKFLENYPKSEWVPYVQYQIPLSKVYHEKQQERNYGLLISAREGFEEFLVSHPHDIHAEDAKKMIQEIRIIEAEREYNIGEFYLRQKKPASAAMYFGYVTADFPDTVWAERANEKIEFLRIIEAIK encoded by the coding sequence ATGAAATTTCAGTCTATCATTCTTTTGGTGGGCAGCCTGCTGAGTCTGGCGATTACCCCCGCATACGGAAAATGGATCTGGAACAAAGAAACGGGTTGGATGGAATCTCCCACGACTGAAATTTCCACGCTGGAACAACGTTACAGATATGCGCTTTCACTTCTGGTGGAACAAAAATATACCGTTGCAATAAAGGAATTTGAATTAATTATCCGTGACGCGGGTGATTCTGAATATGCTGAGGTTTCTCAGATCAATATTGGCCGGGCATATTATCTCAATAATGATTTTAAGCGGGCGCTTAAGGCGTACGAAAAAGTCCTGGAAAAATACCCTGGCACAAAAAGGACGGTGGAGATACTGAAACGGGAGTATCAGGTGGGTGTTACTCAGATGGAGACCGATGAGCAAGCGGCCATTAGTGTCTTCGAAAGGATTATAGAAAAGCATCCTTTAGGGCCAATTGCCCCGGATGCACAGGTAAAAATTGCGGATTGTTATTTCAAACTCGAGCTATACGAAGAGGCCCTTGACGCGTATGAAAAGTTTTTGGAAAATTATCCGAAAAGTGAATGGGTTCCGTATGTTCAATATCAGATACCGCTTTCAAAAGTCTATCACGAGAAGCAGCAAGAGCGCAATTATGGCCTTCTGATCTCCGCACGGGAGGGATTTGAAGAATTTCTCGTCTCTCACCCCCATGACATACATGCCGAAGATGCAAAGAAAATGATTCAGGAAATAAGGATTATTGAGGCAGAACGGGAGTACAATATCGGAGAGTTTTATCTCCGGCAAAAGAAGCCTGCCTCGGCTGCCATGTATTTTGGGTACGTTACAGCTGATTTTCCCGACACTGTCTGGGCGGAAAGAGCGAATGAAAAGATCGAATTTTTGAGGATAATTGAAGCTATAAAATAA